The following coding sequences are from one Bradyrhizobium sp. 200 window:
- a CDS encoding MFS transporter: MSSTMPVGARDLLRHGPFLFFLLSRSLSRFASQIAAVAIGWQIYEITGSAFDLGMVGLVQFLPTALLVFVAGHAADRFERKRVVQLCQLAEAATALFLAVSTFAGWINEVQIFIATFVIGIAGAFESPSTAALLPLIAPKGSVQRATAISSGAAQVATITGPALGGLAYVLAPSLPYFVIVVFWLAGAVLTGFIHTTKRELSKTDATADDVFAGVRFIRNNPAILGTISLDLFAVLLGGVTALLPIYARDILQTGPLGLGILRAAPAVGALLMTIVLARYVINRHIGLRMFQAVIVFGAATVVFALSQWMWLSVLALAILGAADTISVVIRFSLVQLSTPDEMRGRVGAVNFLFINASNQLGQFESGVTAALFGTVPAAVLGGVGTIAIALLWMKLFPALRKVERLE, encoded by the coding sequence ATGTCCTCGACGATGCCAGTGGGCGCCCGCGATCTGCTCAGGCACGGGCCATTCCTGTTCTTCCTGTTGTCGCGCAGCCTGTCGCGCTTCGCCAGCCAGATCGCCGCAGTTGCGATCGGTTGGCAGATCTATGAGATCACCGGCAGCGCCTTCGATCTCGGAATGGTCGGGCTGGTGCAATTCCTGCCCACGGCGCTCTTGGTGTTCGTGGCCGGCCATGCCGCCGACCGGTTCGAGCGCAAGCGCGTGGTGCAGCTTTGCCAGCTAGCGGAAGCGGCGACCGCGCTGTTCCTGGCGGTCTCCACCTTTGCCGGCTGGATCAACGAGGTGCAGATCTTCATCGCCACATTCGTGATCGGCATCGCCGGCGCCTTCGAGAGCCCCTCTACGGCCGCGCTGCTGCCGCTGATCGCGCCAAAAGGTTCGGTGCAGCGGGCGACCGCGATCTCCTCCGGCGCAGCCCAGGTCGCGACCATCACTGGCCCCGCGCTTGGCGGCCTCGCTTACGTGCTGGCGCCGAGCCTGCCGTATTTCGTCATCGTCGTGTTCTGGCTGGCCGGTGCGGTCCTTACCGGCTTCATCCACACGACGAAGCGGGAACTTTCGAAAACGGATGCGACAGCAGACGATGTCTTTGCCGGCGTGCGCTTCATCCGCAACAATCCGGCCATCCTCGGTACCATCTCGCTGGACCTGTTCGCCGTGCTGCTCGGCGGCGTCACGGCGCTGTTGCCTATCTATGCGCGCGACATCCTGCAGACCGGCCCGCTCGGCCTCGGCATCCTGCGCGCCGCGCCCGCGGTCGGCGCGCTGTTGATGACGATCGTGCTGGCGCGCTACGTTATCAACCGACATATCGGATTACGGATGTTTCAGGCCGTGATCGTGTTCGGCGCGGCTACCGTGGTGTTCGCGCTTTCGCAATGGATGTGGCTGTCGGTGCTGGCGCTGGCGATCCTCGGCGCCGCCGATACGATCAGCGTGGTGATCCGCTTCTCGCTGGTGCAACTCTCGACGCCCGACGAGATGCGCGGCCGGGTCGGCGCGGTCAATTTCCTGTTCATCAACGCTTCCAACCAACTCGGCCAGTTCGAAAGCGGCGTCACCGCGGCGCTGTTCGGCACTGTGCCGGCCGCCGTCCTCGGCGGCGTCGGCACGATTGCGATCGCGCTGCTGTGGATGAAGCTGTTCCCGGCGCTGCGGAAGGTGGAGCGGCTGGAGTAG
- a CDS encoding SDR family oxidoreductase, translating into MADATNKIAIVTGAGTGVGRAASLALMNAGFTVVLAGRRMEMLEETKKLGDNVGKSLCVSADMTNPGSIAALFAKVMDTYGRLDVLFNNAGMGAPPVNFEDLSLEQWQAVVNTNLTGPFLCTQHAFRIMKDQNPRGGRIINNGSISAHAPRPFSAAYTSTKHAITGLTKASNLDGRMYDIAVGQVDIGNAATPMTDRMVAGPGVMQPDGTMKHEPRMDAKAVGDAVAYMAGLPLDANVLFMTVMASKMPFVGRG; encoded by the coding sequence ATGGCCGACGCAACAAACAAGATCGCAATCGTCACCGGTGCAGGCACCGGTGTCGGACGCGCGGCATCGCTGGCGCTGATGAATGCCGGTTTCACCGTGGTGCTCGCCGGACGCCGCATGGAGATGCTGGAAGAAACCAAGAAGCTCGGCGACAATGTCGGCAAGAGCCTGTGCGTGTCCGCTGATATGACCAACCCCGGCTCGATCGCAGCCCTGTTCGCCAAGGTGATGGATACCTATGGCCGACTGGATGTGCTGTTCAACAATGCCGGCATGGGCGCGCCGCCGGTGAATTTCGAAGATCTCAGCCTCGAACAATGGCAGGCCGTGGTGAACACCAACCTCACCGGCCCCTTCCTGTGCACGCAGCACGCCTTCCGTATCATGAAGGATCAGAACCCGCGCGGCGGCCGCATCATCAACAACGGCTCGATCTCCGCGCACGCGCCGCGGCCGTTCTCGGCGGCCTACACCTCGACCAAGCACGCGATCACCGGCCTGACCAAGGCCTCCAATCTCGACGGCCGCATGTACGACATCGCGGTCGGCCAGGTCGACATCGGCAATGCCGCGACGCCGATGACCGACCGCATGGTTGCCGGCCCCGGCGTGATGCAGCCCGATGGCACGATGAAACACGAGCCGCGCATGGACGCAAAGGCCGTCGGCGACGCGGTCGCCTACATGGCCGGCCTGCCGCTCGACGCCAACGTCCTGTTCATGACGGTCATGGCGAGCAAGATGCCGTTCGTCGGACGGGGGTAG
- a CDS encoding peptidase, with amino-acid sequence MTYCCGILVRDGLVMIADTRTNAGLDNVSTFRKLHIFSKPGERIMAIASAGNLAISQSVLSTLTEGTEDPTTGEVETLMNAPTMFQAAQRIGRAIRLVHATEGPALRSEDVSFDVSFLFGGQIKGSRMRLFMVYTAGNFIECTTDTPYLQIGEHKYGKPVLDRAMHYDVELYEALKTGLISMDSTMRSNLGVGLPIDVLVVRTDACVADLNHRIEAGEPYFHDLRSRWSAALRAAHQNIPRPPYKSETEAKN; translated from the coding sequence ATGACCTATTGTTGCGGAATTCTGGTGCGGGACGGTCTCGTCATGATCGCGGATACTCGCACCAATGCCGGCCTCGACAACGTCTCGACCTTCCGCAAGCTCCATATTTTCTCCAAACCCGGCGAGCGCATCATGGCGATTGCCAGCGCCGGCAATCTGGCGATCAGCCAATCGGTGCTGTCGACATTGACCGAAGGCACCGAGGACCCCACCACCGGTGAGGTCGAGACGCTGATGAACGCGCCGACCATGTTCCAGGCGGCGCAGCGCATCGGGCGGGCGATCCGCCTGGTCCATGCCACCGAAGGCCCGGCGCTGCGATCCGAAGACGTCAGCTTCGACGTCTCCTTCCTGTTCGGCGGACAGATCAAGGGCTCGCGGATGCGGCTGTTCATGGTCTACACCGCCGGCAATTTCATCGAATGCACCACCGACACGCCCTATTTGCAGATCGGCGAACACAAATACGGCAAGCCGGTGCTGGACCGCGCGATGCATTACGACGTCGAACTGTATGAGGCACTGAAGACCGGCCTGATCTCGATGGATTCGACCATGCGGTCCAACCTCGGCGTCGGCCTGCCGATCGATGTTCTGGTGGTGCGCACGGACGCCTGCGTGGCCGATCTCAACCACCGCATCGAGGCGGGCGAGCCCTATTTTCACGACCTGCGCTCGCGCTGGTCGGCGGCGCTGCGCGCGGCGCACCAGAATATTCCAAGACCACCCTACAAATCCGAAACAGAAGCAAAAAACTGA
- a CDS encoding ABC transporter substrate-binding protein yields the protein MRAMRSSFKPAASIALLCAAMVASFPAAAQKKGGTLRLYHNDNPPSTSLHEEATIASVTPFAAIFNNLVVFDPAKVHESIDTVIPDLAESWSWDSTNTKLTFKLRQGVKWHDGQPFTAKDVQCTWRMLIGKTETQDFKRNPRKVWYTKLEDVSVNGDYEATFELSEPQPSLPVLLASAFSPVYPCHVPQQLMRTKPVGTGPFRFVEFKRGESVRLVRNPDYWKKDRPYLDEITFRMIDSRATRMLAFATGDYDITFPSDVSIPLMKDIKARAPHAICEMTATGTQINLMVNRVNPPFDNPDIRKAMSLALDRKPFNTILMEGSARMGGAMLAKPEGEWGMPPEMVTSLTGYGPDTEKNIGEAQAIMQKLGYSDAKPLQIKIQTRNLPTYRDPAVILTDQLKKIYITSELDILDTPRWYARLAKKDYTIGLNVTGVSVDDPDGNIVENYSCKSERNYTQYCNAEVDRLLVAQSSELDREKRRKMVWDIERLLVEDAARPIILHSSAANCWQPHVKNFRPHDNSQYNNLRFEDVWLDK from the coding sequence ATGCGCGCCATGCGGTCGTCATTCAAACCAGCCGCGTCCATCGCGCTTCTTTGCGCTGCAATGGTCGCCTCGTTCCCCGCCGCCGCGCAGAAAAAAGGCGGCACGCTTCGGCTCTATCACAACGACAACCCGCCCTCGACCTCGCTGCACGAGGAAGCGACGATTGCCTCGGTGACGCCGTTCGCGGCCATCTTCAACAATCTCGTGGTGTTCGATCCCGCCAAAGTCCACGAAAGCATCGATACCGTTATTCCCGATCTGGCGGAAAGCTGGTCGTGGGATTCCACCAATACAAAGCTGACGTTCAAGCTGCGGCAGGGCGTGAAGTGGCACGACGGCCAGCCTTTCACGGCCAAGGACGTGCAGTGCACCTGGCGGATGCTGATCGGCAAGACCGAGACCCAGGACTTCAAGCGCAATCCGCGAAAAGTCTGGTACACGAAACTTGAGGACGTCAGCGTCAACGGCGATTACGAGGCAACGTTTGAGCTGAGCGAGCCGCAGCCGAGCCTGCCGGTATTGCTCGCGAGCGCGTTTTCGCCGGTCTATCCCTGCCATGTGCCGCAGCAGCTCATGCGCACCAAGCCGGTCGGCACCGGGCCGTTCAGATTCGTCGAGTTCAAGCGCGGCGAGTCAGTGCGACTCGTGCGCAATCCCGATTACTGGAAAAAGGACCGGCCCTATCTCGACGAGATCACGTTCCGCATGATCGACAGCCGCGCCACGCGCATGCTGGCGTTCGCCACCGGCGACTACGACATCACCTTTCCCTCCGACGTCAGCATTCCCCTCATGAAGGACATCAAGGCGCGCGCGCCGCATGCAATCTGCGAGATGACGGCCACGGGAACGCAGATCAACCTGATGGTCAACCGCGTCAATCCGCCGTTCGACAATCCGGACATCCGGAAAGCCATGTCGCTGGCGCTGGACCGCAAGCCCTTCAACACGATCCTGATGGAGGGGTCGGCGCGCATGGGCGGGGCGATGCTGGCCAAGCCTGAGGGCGAGTGGGGCATGCCGCCGGAAATGGTGACGTCGCTTACGGGGTACGGTCCCGATACCGAAAAGAACATCGGCGAGGCGCAGGCGATCATGCAGAAGCTCGGCTACAGCGACGCCAAGCCGCTGCAGATCAAGATCCAGACCCGGAACCTGCCGACCTATCGCGATCCCGCCGTGATCCTGACCGACCAGCTCAAGAAGATCTACATCACGAGCGAACTCGACATTCTCGATACGCCCCGCTGGTACGCGCGGCTGGCAAAGAAAGATTACACGATCGGACTGAACGTGACCGGCGTCAGCGTCGACGATCCCGACGGCAACATCGTCGAGAACTATTCCTGCAAGTCGGAGCGCAACTACACCCAGTATTGCAACGCCGAAGTCGATCGGCTGCTGGTCGCGCAATCGAGCGAACTCGACAGGGAGAAGCGCAGGAAAATGGTCTGGGACATCGAGCGGCTGCTGGTCGAGGACGCCGCACGGCCGATCATCCTGCACTCGTCGGCCGCCAATTGCTGGCAGCCCCATGTGAAGAACTTCCGGCCGCACGACAACAGCCAGTACAACAATCTGCGGTTTGAGGATGTTTGGCTGGACAAATAG
- a CDS encoding LysR family transcriptional regulator codes for MVMDLRHARTFVAVAEFGTVSAAALRLRIAQPALSRQIAALEDEFGLKLFDRMRGRLLLTAAGEALLGDCQHLLKQASSLGERAQLLKHGETGTLRVAASPQFIEGVIAKFWQEYAERYPKVEVKLVEALGWANVRTLLERGEIHLGQTLLRAAPADDQQFGRQLLEPVYELAACHPALDLGKQGAVEVSQLAAWPLLLLDTEFVFRRTFDAACRLAGVAMNVRFESRTPHPLLAMAQEKHGVAIIPSVLPVDRSRLRVFNVSFRGKPLSQPLAIFWDKRRTLPRYAAGFCEMLAAHMRKTRPSEPKKISRRRGTASGR; via the coding sequence ATGGTCATGGACCTCCGGCATGCAAGAACGTTCGTTGCCGTCGCTGAATTTGGCACCGTCTCGGCAGCGGCCTTGCGGCTTCGCATTGCGCAACCTGCCCTGTCGCGGCAGATCGCGGCTCTCGAAGACGAATTCGGGCTAAAACTGTTCGACCGAATGAGAGGCCGACTCCTGCTGACCGCCGCGGGGGAAGCACTGCTCGGCGACTGCCAGCACCTTCTGAAACAGGCGAGTTCGCTCGGCGAACGGGCTCAACTGCTGAAGCACGGTGAGACCGGTACCTTGAGGGTTGCGGCTTCCCCGCAATTCATTGAAGGCGTCATCGCGAAATTCTGGCAAGAATATGCCGAGCGCTATCCCAAGGTTGAAGTGAAGCTGGTCGAGGCGCTGGGCTGGGCGAACGTCCGCACCTTGCTCGAGCGCGGCGAAATCCACCTGGGGCAGACTCTGCTGCGCGCTGCTCCCGCCGACGACCAGCAATTCGGCCGCCAGTTACTGGAGCCCGTCTATGAGCTCGCCGCCTGCCACCCGGCGCTCGATCTTGGCAAGCAAGGAGCTGTCGAGGTCAGCCAGCTCGCCGCCTGGCCCCTGCTCCTGCTGGACACCGAGTTCGTCTTCCGGCGCACCTTCGATGCCGCATGCCGGCTAGCGGGCGTGGCCATGAATGTCAGGTTCGAAAGCCGGACACCGCACCCGCTGCTGGCCATGGCGCAGGAGAAGCACGGCGTTGCGATCATCCCATCCGTTCTGCCGGTCGACCGTTCCAGACTACGAGTTTTCAACGTGAGCTTCCGCGGTAAGCCGCTCAGCCAGCCGCTCGCCATCTTTTGGGACAAGCGGCGCACGTTGCCGCGCTACGCCGCTGGTTTTTGCGAAATGCTAGCGGCCCATATGCGCAAGACGCGCCCATCCGAGCCGAAGAAAATCTCGCGCAGGCGCGGGACAGCTTCAGGACGCTGA
- a CDS encoding tripartite tricarboxylate transporter substrate binding protein, which produces MKVHRFLSLTFCLFALTSGARAQTWPGRPLHVIVPYAAGTFTDIVPRIVLEQVSAQIGQPIVIENRPGAGGSMGAGTVAKAAPDGYTLLVNSSAQTIAPALYSGLSYDPAHDFIAVTPLASTPNVLVVSSASGFKTVGDLVKAAKAKPGSLNFASAGVGTATHLSAVRFLSSAGIEAVHVPFKGGPEAINEIIAGRVDLFFLPISIALPFVRDGKLVALVVNSTERSRALPDVPTVSEAGFSNAEYPFWIGMFLPAKTPQSIVDRLYRETKKALGEPKVRDKLATLSVDSLEMSPREFDALVQKQIKVDAELVRAAGLKAQ; this is translated from the coding sequence ATGAAGGTGCATCGCTTCTTGTCGCTGACGTTCTGCTTGTTCGCATTGACAAGCGGGGCCCGAGCACAAACCTGGCCCGGCAGGCCGTTGCATGTTATCGTGCCCTATGCGGCGGGCACGTTCACCGACATCGTTCCGCGCATTGTGTTGGAGCAGGTCTCGGCCCAGATCGGGCAGCCTATCGTGATTGAGAACCGTCCGGGCGCTGGCGGGTCGATGGGGGCAGGCACCGTCGCAAAGGCGGCGCCGGACGGCTATACGCTGCTCGTGAACTCATCTGCACAAACGATTGCGCCCGCGCTTTATTCGGGGCTGAGTTACGATCCTGCGCATGACTTTATCGCGGTCACGCCGCTCGCCAGCACGCCGAACGTGCTTGTTGTCTCTTCGGCCAGCGGCTTTAAGACCGTTGGCGATCTCGTCAAGGCCGCCAAGGCAAAGCCGGGTTCGCTCAATTTTGCGTCCGCCGGCGTCGGCACCGCCACGCATTTGAGCGCGGTCCGATTCCTGTCGAGCGCAGGCATCGAAGCGGTTCACGTGCCGTTCAAGGGCGGGCCTGAAGCCATCAACGAGATAATTGCAGGACGCGTCGACCTTTTCTTCCTGCCGATCTCCATTGCTTTGCCATTCGTGCGGGACGGCAAGCTGGTGGCGCTCGTCGTCAACTCGACGGAGCGCAGCAGGGCGCTTCCTGACGTGCCGACCGTCTCGGAAGCCGGCTTCTCCAATGCCGAGTACCCGTTCTGGATCGGCATGTTTCTGCCCGCGAAGACGCCACAAAGCATCGTCGACAGGCTGTACCGTGAGACGAAGAAGGCGTTAGGGGAGCCCAAGGTGCGCGACAAGCTTGCTACCCTCAGCGTGGATTCGCTGGAAATGTCGCCGCGCGAATTCGATGCCCTCGTCCAGAAGCAGATCAAGGTCGACGCGGAGCTGGTACGAGCGGCCGGCCTGAAGGCGCAATAG
- a CDS encoding class I SAM-dependent methyltransferase, with amino-acid sequence MNASETSTFVSADGGGYELQMGRWSRRLAPLLIDFAGFSSAECVLDVGCGTGSLSFALMQNPEIGGICGLDRSAEYVEYAERRNNDARLRFQVGDACRLPFPNGSFDHSLSMLVLQFIPQADLAIREMRRVTRPGGTVTAATWDTRGGFVAHRMIFDTAAMLDERGMEWRARSLVRPMSRPGELQRVWLAAGLRNVVQDVRTIRMDFACFDDFWTPAEGGEGPIAEYVGALESDAKARLREAGRLAYLDGEDDGPRSYAATAWVVRGEVP; translated from the coding sequence ATGAACGCCTCCGAAACATCGACTTTCGTGTCTGCCGATGGTGGCGGCTACGAACTGCAGATGGGTCGATGGAGCCGTCGGCTTGCGCCGCTTCTGATCGATTTTGCCGGCTTCTCGAGCGCTGAGTGTGTGCTGGACGTCGGATGTGGCACGGGCAGTCTAAGTTTTGCTCTCATGCAGAATCCGGAGATCGGCGGCATTTGCGGCCTCGATCGTTCTGCCGAATATGTCGAATATGCCGAGCGCCGCAACAACGATGCCAGACTACGTTTTCAGGTTGGCGATGCCTGCCGATTGCCGTTTCCGAACGGCAGCTTTGATCACTCGCTGTCGATGCTGGTTCTGCAATTCATCCCCCAGGCGGACCTGGCGATCCGTGAAATGCGCCGCGTGACTCGTCCGGGCGGAACGGTGACGGCTGCGACGTGGGACACGCGAGGAGGGTTCGTCGCTCATCGGATGATTTTTGATACCGCGGCTATGCTCGACGAGCGCGGAATGGAGTGGCGCGCGCGGAGCCTGGTGCGCCCGATGAGCCGGCCGGGAGAGTTGCAGCGCGTCTGGCTTGCCGCGGGCTTGCGCAATGTCGTGCAGGACGTGCGCACGATCCGCATGGACTTTGCGTGCTTTGACGATTTCTGGACGCCTGCCGAGGGCGGGGAGGGACCGATCGCCGAATATGTCGGCGCGCTGGAGAGCGACGCGAAGGCAAGGTTGCGGGAGGCGGGGCGCCTTGCCTATCTCGACGGCGAGGACGATGGCCCGCGCTCCTACGCCGCGACAGCATGGGTCGTGCGCGGCGAGGTGCCCTAA
- a CDS encoding transglutaminase family protein, which yields MRLRIAHSTSYRYEPPASGVIQILRMTPGSHDGQYVAEWQIDVSTDSRLDTHQDAFGNVTHVLTHGPIADLTIRVEGLIETHDTGGVLRGTDERFPPSLFLRSTVLTEVNPAMATFVREMRSESDGDVLGFLHALMVQISEHMTFDEDPTNSGTSAAEAFALKRGVCQDYAHIFIACARSGGVPARFVSGHFRRSDGTIHQQAGHAWAEAYVPDLGWVGFDAANAICTTDAHARVAIGLDYLGAAPVRGTRYGGGAETLTVAVKVEQAGRPGQWQSQV from the coding sequence ATGCGCCTGCGAATTGCCCATTCCACCAGCTATCGCTACGAGCCTCCGGCCTCCGGCGTGATCCAGATTTTGCGGATGACGCCCGGCAGCCATGACGGGCAGTATGTCGCCGAATGGCAGATCGACGTCTCCACCGATTCCCGGCTCGACACGCATCAGGACGCGTTCGGCAACGTCACGCATGTGCTCACCCACGGGCCGATCGCCGACCTCACCATCCGTGTCGAGGGCCTGATCGAGACCCACGACACCGGCGGCGTGCTGCGCGGCACCGACGAACGTTTTCCGCCCAGCCTGTTCCTGCGCTCGACGGTACTTACCGAAGTCAATCCGGCGATGGCGACCTTTGTCCGCGAGATGCGCTCGGAGTCCGATGGCGACGTGCTCGGTTTCCTGCACGCGCTGATGGTGCAGATCAGCGAGCACATGACGTTCGACGAGGACCCCACCAATTCAGGCACCTCGGCGGCGGAGGCTTTTGCGCTCAAGCGCGGCGTCTGCCAGGATTACGCCCACATCTTCATCGCCTGCGCCCGCTCCGGCGGCGTGCCGGCGCGTTTCGTCTCCGGACATTTCCGGCGCTCCGACGGCACCATTCATCAGCAGGCCGGCCACGCCTGGGCGGAAGCCTATGTGCCTGACCTCGGCTGGGTCGGCTTCGATGCCGCCAACGCCATCTGCACCACCGACGCCCATGCCCGTGTCGCCATCGGGCTCGACTACCTCGGCGCCGCGCCCGTTCGCGGCACCCGCTACGGCGGCGGCGCGGAAACGCTGACGGTCGCGGTCAAGGTCGAACAGGCCGGGCGCCCGGGGCAGTGGCAGAGCCAGGTGTAA
- a CDS encoding alpha-E domain-containing protein, translating into MLSRTAENLYWLARYVERAEYIARTIDATLRVTALPAAYIGKTNEWESALLTAGVSASFYEAYQEATEQNVVEYLAFSPSNPSSIKNCIEAARLNSRSVRTALTSEMWDTINSAWIELQEVWGKGTSSREELARFLRFVQETSLRFDGSAYRTMLRNDAYWFSRLGLHLERADNTARILDVKYHVLLPEEEHVGGPLDYYQWTSILRSVSALTAYHWVYRETLKPWLIADLLILNDTLPRSLASCYSNLVRNLDQIGVAYGRQGASQRHARGVRNRLEHSHMDDIFQHGVHEFIQEFIADNSRLGEIITKQYLI; encoded by the coding sequence ATGCTGTCGCGCACCGCCGAAAATCTGTACTGGCTGGCCCGCTATGTCGAGCGCGCCGAATATATCGCGCGCACCATCGACGCTACCTTGCGCGTCACTGCCCTTCCCGCCGCCTATATCGGCAAGACCAATGAATGGGAATCGGCGCTGCTGACGGCCGGCGTCAGCGCGAGCTTCTACGAGGCCTATCAGGAGGCCACCGAGCAGAACGTGGTCGAGTATCTGGCGTTCTCGCCGTCCAATCCCTCCTCTATCAAGAACTGCATCGAGGCGGCGCGGCTCAATTCGCGCTCGGTGCGAACCGCGCTGACGTCGGAGATGTGGGACACCATCAATTCCGCCTGGATCGAACTGCAGGAAGTCTGGGGCAAGGGTACGTCGAGCCGCGAGGAACTGGCGCGGTTCCTGCGCTTCGTGCAGGAGACGTCATTGCGGTTCGACGGTTCGGCCTACCGCACCATGCTGCGCAACGATGCCTACTGGTTCTCGCGGCTCGGCCTGCATCTGGAGCGCGCCGACAACACCGCCCGCATTCTCGACGTGAAATACCACGTGCTGCTGCCCGAGGAAGAACATGTCGGCGGCCCCCTCGATTACTACCAGTGGACCTCGATCCTGCGTTCGGTCTCGGCGCTGACAGCCTACCATTGGGTCTACCGCGAGACGCTGAAACCCTGGCTGATCGCCGATCTCCTGATCCTCAACGACACGCTGCCGCGCTCGCTCGCAAGCTGCTACAGCAATCTGGTGCGCAATCTCGATCAGATCGGCGTCGCCTATGGCCGCCAAGGCGCCTCCCAGCGCCACGCCCGCGGCGTGCGCAACCGGCTTGAACACAGCCATATGGACGATATCTTCCAGCACGGCGTCCATGAGTTCATCCAGGAATTCATCGCTGACAATTCGCGGCTCGGTGAGATCATCACCAAGCAGTATTTGATTTGA
- a CDS encoding circularly permuted type 2 ATP-grasp protein, with amino-acid sequence MAVAFDEMNGPGGDLRPAYRELSRWLKETPPDALEYRRQEAELLFRRIGITFAVYGDAEAQERLIPFDVIPRIMSAKEWTLLEKGLKQRVRALNLFLRDIYHGRDILRANIIPDDLIFQNPVFRPEMNGQSVPHDVYVHIAGIDIVRVDADNFIVLEDNARTPSGVSYMLENREIMMRLFPDLFARHRVAPVERYPDELLSALRSVAPLSASAEPTVALMTPGVYNSAYYEHSFLADKLGIELVEGRDLIVKNDEVFMRTTEGLKRVDVIYRRVDDDFLDPLTFRPDSALGVPGLMSAYAAGNVTLANAVGTGIADDKAIYSYMPEIVKFYLGEEPILKNVPTWRCREPKDLAYVLDNLGDLVVKEVHGSGGYGMLIGPAATKATIEAFRDKLKREPEGFIAQPTLALSTCPTCTASGLAPRHVDLRPFVLTGSKHVTIVPGGLTRVALKEGSLVVNSSQGGGTKDTWILDE; translated from the coding sequence ATGGCAGTAGCGTTCGATGAAATGAACGGCCCCGGCGGCGACCTCCGCCCGGCCTATCGGGAGCTCTCCCGCTGGCTGAAGGAGACGCCTCCGGATGCCCTGGAATATCGCCGCCAGGAAGCGGAACTGCTGTTCCGCCGGATCGGCATCACCTTCGCCGTCTATGGCGACGCCGAAGCCCAGGAACGGCTGATCCCCTTCGACGTGATCCCGCGTATCATGTCGGCCAAGGAATGGACGCTGCTGGAAAAGGGCCTGAAGCAGCGGGTCCGCGCGCTCAACTTGTTCCTCCGCGACATCTATCACGGCCGCGACATCCTGCGCGCCAATATCATTCCCGACGACCTGATCTTCCAGAACCCGGTGTTCCGGCCCGAGATGAACGGCCAGAGCGTGCCGCACGACGTCTACGTCCACATCGCCGGGATCGACATCGTCCGGGTCGACGCCGACAATTTCATCGTGCTGGAGGACAATGCGCGGACGCCCTCGGGCGTCTCCTACATGCTGGAAAACCGCGAAATCATGATGCGGCTGTTTCCGGACCTGTTCGCCCGCCACCGCGTCGCACCGGTGGAACGCTATCCAGACGAACTGCTGTCGGCGCTGCGCTCGGTGGCGCCGCTCTCGGCCTCCGCGGAGCCGACGGTCGCGCTGATGACGCCCGGCGTATACAACTCCGCCTATTACGAGCACTCCTTTCTCGCCGACAAGCTCGGCATTGAACTGGTCGAAGGCCGCGACCTCATCGTCAAGAACGACGAAGTGTTCATGCGCACCACCGAGGGCTTAAAGCGCGTCGATGTGATCTACCGCCGCGTCGATGACGATTTCCTTGACCCCCTAACGTTCCGCCCGGATTCGGCGCTCGGCGTGCCCGGGCTGATGTCGGCCTACGCGGCCGGCAACGTCACGCTGGCGAATGCGGTCGGCACCGGCATTGCCGACGACAAGGCGATCTATTCCTACATGCCGGAGATCGTGAAGTTCTATCTCGGCGAAGAGCCGATCCTGAAGAATGTGCCGACCTGGCGCTGCCGCGAGCCAAAGGACCTCGCTTACGTGCTCGACAATCTCGGCGACCTCGTGGTGAAGGAAGTCCATGGCTCCGGCGGCTACGGCATGCTGATCGGCCCCGCCGCGACCAAGGCGACGATCGAGGCGTTCCGTGACAAGCTCAAGCGCGAGCCCGAGGGGTTTATCGCGCAGCCGACGCTGGCGCTGTCGACCTGCCCGACCTGCACCGCATCCGGCCTCGCGCCGCGCCATGTCGACCTCAGGCCGTTCGTGCTGACCGGAAGCAAGCATGTCACCATCGTGCCCGGTGGCCTGACGCGGGTGGCACTCAAGGAAGGTTCGCTGGTGGTCAATTCGAGCCAAGGCGGCGGCACCAAGGACACCTGGATACTGGACGAATAG